From the Candidatus Kapaibacterium sp. genome, the window AGCAAGAAGAACCACAGAAATCCAACTATATTGCCAAATGGAATCTGTTGGAAAATAACCGACATTGATACAAAGCCCAAGTTGAACGAACCGCCCATGGCAATTGCCGTAGCTGTTGTAAGCCCGAAAAATGCTACTGCTATAGGGATTGCAATCGAACCGCCCAAGACGACTTCAACAAATTCGTTAATTGATGCTGTCGAAAGCCCGCTCAAAGCTATATCGTCCGATTCTCGTAAATAGCTTGCATAGGCGTGTAATGTCCCCATACCTACAGAAAGAGTGAAGAAAACCTGTCCCGAAGCGGCAAGCCAAATTTTTGAATCAGAAAGCATCGAGAAATCCGGATTCCAAATAAAAGCAAAACCATTCCATACGCTACGGTCGGGGAAATTAATCGGGTCGGGTACACCAACTGTGAACACATATATTAATAGTACAATGCCAAAAAAAATCAAAGTCGGCATTGCAAATTTGGCGAACCATTCAATTCCCTTGCTGATACCTTTGTATAAGATGAAAAGATTTGCAGAGATTGTAATCAGAAGAAAAGTATATGCAGTCAGAATACTACTGAAATGCCCTTCGCCGGCGCCTTGGTAACTTTTGAGGAAACTTTCCATATTAGTCAAATTATCCATACCGAAATATTCACCGGTAAGTGAAAAATATGCAAACCCGAGTGTCCATGATTCAATATAAGTATAATAAATCATGACTATGGTGGAAACCCACAAACCCAAAACCCCGAGATACTTCGCAATGGGTGAATTCCACATACTGTCCAACATACCCGGCATAGAACCGTGCCCATATTTGCCACCGTGTCTGCCTATTGACCATTCAACCCACATAAGTGGAATCGCCAATAGAAAGAAAGCTATAAAATAAGGTATCATGAAGGCACCGCCGCCGTTTTGTGCTGCTTGCACCGGGAATCTCAAAAAGTTGCCAAGCCCGACTGCATTTCCTGCCATCGCAAGTATCAGTCCGATTCGGCTGGTCCATCGTTCGCGTTCTGTTAACAAATTTCAGCCCCTAAATTATAATTATTTAATTCTGACTAATTACATTTTTTACAACTATAAATATAAAACTATTCTTTGGAATAAACCAAAGATTATATTAAATTTGTCATCATTGGCAATTATGGTACGATAAGTTGGACAAATCATGCCTTGACTAATTGATAATAATTTAACTGATATAAAGTGATAATTTGTCAATTATTTAAAGAAACTTGCTTATTCAGATATTTATGTATATTTGTATATAATGGATTAGGTTTGTACAATTGGGTTTTAATCAAATGAATTATCAGGACAAGACAAAAGATGAGCTCATAATTGAGTTAGAACGCTTACAAAGTGAAATTAGCAAGTTGAAATCAATATCCTCAAGTCAAAGTGATGAACAAGTTGGTGATTCAGCTCCATCTGAAGGGATTTCGGATAAATACGAATATATGTTTGTCCATAACCCACAACCAATGTGGATTTTCGACATTGAGACACTTAATTTTCTCGAAGTTAACGAAGCCGCAATCAATCATTATGGTTATTCCCGAGAAGAGTTTCTTTCGATGACGTTGAAAGATATTCGTCCTGAAGAAGACATTGATTTATTGATAAAGAAAATTGAAGAAACAAGGGATACTCATAATTCTTCCGGTGGATGGCGACATTTAAAGAAGAACGGCGAATTAATTGAAGTTGACATTTATGCTTATACAGTGTCCTTTCACGATAAAAATGCCCGCCATGTAACCATAAACGATATAACCGAACGAAGCCGAGCCGAAGAAGCATTAAGACGTACAGGGAAATATTATCAAACACTTATTGAAAAAGCTCCGGATGGAATTGTATTGGTAGGTCTTGACGGTAAAATAAATTATGCAAGCCCTTCAACATTGAAAATATTCGGATATGAAGATAATGCAACGCTATTTCCTGACCCAAATGAATCAACTCATCCTGATGATTTGCCCTATGTACTTGCAACAATCGGCGAAATTTTCGAAAACCCTTCAAAAGTTTCAACAATTGAATATCGTTTCAAAAATAGGGACGGCAGTTGGAATTGGATTGAAAGCACTTTTACAAATCAATTTGCCGAACCGGGTATCGAATCTCTTGTTATTAATTTCAGAGATATAAGTGACCGCAAGAAAATTGAAGAAGCACTACAAAAGAACATTGAAATATTTTCTTTGTTTATGGAACTTTCACCAATTTACGCATTCATAAAGGAAGTAACTCCCACATCAAGCCGAGTGCTGAAAGCGAGTTTAAATTATGTAGATATGATTGGTATCCAAGCATCAGAAATGGTCGGTAAAACAATGCATGAGCTTTTCCCGACTGAACTCGCTGACAAAATGACCCAAGATGATTGGGCTACAGTTGAGAATGGGGAAGTTTTTCAAGTTGATGAAGAATTTAATGGTCGCTACTATACTTCATTAAAATACCCTATCAAACAAGGCGACAAAAATCTGTTGGCTGGTTACACTATAGATATAACTGACCGCAAAAAAGCAGAAAACGAAATCACAATTTTGGCTCATGCTTTAAGGAGTGTCAACGAATGTATAAGTATTACAGATTTGGAAGATAATACTATTTTCGTTAACGAATCATTTTTGAAAACTTACGGTTATGATGAAAATGAGTTAGTTGGGGAGAAAATTTCCGTCGTTCGTTCATCTAAGAATTCTGAAGAGCTTGTTCAGGAAATTTTGCCTGCAACATTGCAAGGCGGTTGGAAAGGAGAATTGTGGAATAGGCGAAAAGACGGCAGCGAATTTTTGATTCAACTTTCGACTACAATTATTCATGATAAAGATAACAAACCATTCGCACTGATTGGCGTAGCGTCTGATATTACAGAAAAAAAAGCAGCCGAAGAAAAATTCAAAGAAAATCATGAACTAATGCGTATCGCAGGCGAATACGCAAAATTAGGTGGCTGGAGTGTCAATTTGGAAAATAATCTCTGCTATTGGTCAGATATAGTTGCAAAAATTCATGAAATGCCTCTTGGTTTTTCGCCTTCTGTTGAGGTAGGTATAAATTTCTATGCTCCCGAGTGGAGAGAGAAAATTGCCGAATCAGTCAAGAAATGCATCGAAGAGGGAATTTCATATGAAGAAGAAATGGAAATAATCACTTCTACCGGAAAACGTGTATGGGTAAAAGCAATAGGTGTGCCCGTATATGATGATAAGGGTAGAATTTTTAAAATCCAGGGAGCATTTCAGGATATTTCTAATCGTAAAAAAGCAGAGGAACTATTAATCGAAAGTGAGTTGAAGCATAGGTTGTTAATCGAGCAAATGCAAGAGGGATTATTAGTAGTTGACAATGATGATGTTATTAAATTTGTAAATCCTATGTTCTGTAATATTTTCGGATATGAAGAAAGTGAATTAATTGGGAAAATTGGATATGAAACGCTTTTGTTAAAGTCAGATAAAGATTTAATAATCCAAAAGAACTTAGAGAGACAACACGGCAACCCTGAACAATACGAATTAGTCATGGTGAAAAAAAATGGCGAACAAATAATAGTATTCATGAATGCTGCACCGGCTTTTGATAAAAACGGAAAAGTCATAGGCTCGATGTCCACTTGTAAAGATATAACGCAAAGTAAGAAAGCAGAGCAAGAATTAATCAAAGCCAAAGAACGAGCAGAAGAAAGCGATAGGCTCAAATCAGCATTTCTTGCTAATATGAGTCATGAAATCAGAACACCTATGAATGGAATTCTGGGTTTTGCAGGATTGTTGAAAAAGCCGAATTTGTCCGGAAAAGAGCAAATGGAATTTGTCGAAATTATAGAGAAAAGTGGTATAAGAATGCTAAATATTATAAATGATATTGTTGATATATCGAAAATTGAAGCCGGACTTATGGAAATTCGTTTAGCAAAGACTAATATCAACGAGTGCTTGAAAGAAATCTATAGATTCTTCAAACCCGAAATTGAAAGCAAAGGAATGAAATGTGACTTATTCAATTCCATCGAAAAACAAGATGCCATTATCAAAACTGATAAAGAAAAATTTATGGCTATTCTTACTAATCTTGTCAAAAATTCGATTAAATATTCTCATTTCGGCACTATTGAAATCGGTTGCCAATTCAAAGATACTCCAAATAATACAGAACTTGAATTCTATGTAAAAGATACCGGAATAGGAATCCCAAAAGAAAGGCACGAAGCTATTTTTGACCGATTTGTCCAAGCAGATATCGAAGATAAACATGCTTTCCAAGGAGCGGGTTTGGGATTATCTATCACCAAAGCATACATTGAAATGCTCGGTGGGCAAATTCGTGTAGAAAGCGAATTAGGCAAAGGTTCGACTTTTTATTTCACTCTTCCATATAATCCCGTCAATGGAAGTAATAAGCCTATAGTTAAAACGATTGTCGAAATACCTAAAAAGGATGAAATAGCAAATATGAAATTATTAATAGTTGACGATGATGCAACCTCATTTTATTTAATTTCCAGAATGATGAAGAAGCGCGCTCGGGAAATACTTTCAGCTGACAATGCTTTCGATGCCGTTGAAATCTGTCGCCAAAATCCTGATATT encodes:
- a CDS encoding sodium-dependent transporter, yielding MLTERERWTSRIGLILAMAGNAVGLGNFLRFPVQAAQNGGGAFMIPYFIAFFLLAIPLMWVEWSIGRHGGKYGHGSMPGMLDSMWNSPIAKYLGVLGLWVSTIVMIYYTYIESWTLGFAYFSLTGEYFGMDNLTNMESFLKSYQGAGEGHFSSILTAYTFLLITISANLFILYKGISKGIEWFAKFAMPTLIFFGIVLLIYVFTVGVPDPINFPDRSVWNGFAFIWNPDFSMLSDSKIWLAASGQVFFTLSVGMGTLHAYASYLRESDDIALSGLSTASINEFVEVVLGGSIAIPIAVAFFGLTTATAIAMGGSFNLGFVSMSVIFQQIPFGNIVGFLWFFLLFFAGITSSVAMAQPVISFLKEQFKFSQKKAVTIVGIGLFVCIHFVIFFLKFGFLDEMDYWAGTFALVVVALIEVVVFAWIYGMDKGWAELSKGSDIKVPRFFYYIIKYVTPTYLIGIMAFWTWDSAIPTLMMEGVPAENIPYLWGARLMMLTIFGLLVFMVYRGWKMNDHKYEHFNNKEVK
- a CDS encoding PAS domain S-box protein, with amino-acid sequence MNYQDKTKDELIIELERLQSEISKLKSISSSQSDEQVGDSAPSEGISDKYEYMFVHNPQPMWIFDIETLNFLEVNEAAINHYGYSREEFLSMTLKDIRPEEDIDLLIKKIEETRDTHNSSGGWRHLKKNGELIEVDIYAYTVSFHDKNARHVTINDITERSRAEEALRRTGKYYQTLIEKAPDGIVLVGLDGKINYASPSTLKIFGYEDNATLFPDPNESTHPDDLPYVLATIGEIFENPSKVSTIEYRFKNRDGSWNWIESTFTNQFAEPGIESLVINFRDISDRKKIEEALQKNIEIFSLFMELSPIYAFIKEVTPTSSRVLKASLNYVDMIGIQASEMVGKTMHELFPTELADKMTQDDWATVENGEVFQVDEEFNGRYYTSLKYPIKQGDKNLLAGYTIDITDRKKAENEITILAHALRSVNECISITDLEDNTIFVNESFLKTYGYDENELVGEKISVVRSSKNSEELVQEILPATLQGGWKGELWNRRKDGSEFLIQLSTTIIHDKDNKPFALIGVASDITEKKAAEEKFKENHELMRIAGEYAKLGGWSVNLENNLCYWSDIVAKIHEMPLGFSPSVEVGINFYAPEWREKIAESVKKCIEEGISYEEEMEIITSTGKRVWVKAIGVPVYDDKGRIFKIQGAFQDISNRKKAEELLIESELKHRLLIEQMQEGLLVVDNDDVIKFVNPMFCNIFGYEESELIGKIGYETLLLKSDKDLIIQKNLERQHGNPEQYELVMVKKNGEQIIVFMNAAPAFDKNGKVIGSMSTCKDITQSKKAEQELIKAKERAEESDRLKSAFLANMSHEIRTPMNGILGFAGLLKKPNLSGKEQMEFVEIIEKSGIRMLNIINDIVDISKIEAGLMEIRLAKTNINECLKEIYRFFKPEIESKGMKCDLFNSIEKQDAIIKTDKEKFMAILTNLVKNSIKYSHFGTIEIGCQFKDTPNNTELEFYVKDTGIGIPKERHEAIFDRFVQADIEDKHAFQGAGLGLSITKAYIEMLGGQIRVESELGKGSTFYFTLPYNPVNGSNKPIVKTIVEIPKKDEIANMKLLIVDDDATSFYLISRMMKKRAREILSADNAFDAVEICRQNPDIDIVLMDIKMPGLSGLEATQLIREFNKDVIIIAQTAYALAGDKERTLEAGCNDYIAKPILKSALMSIIQKHFTNKIMNLD